Below is a genomic region from Dioscorea cayenensis subsp. rotundata cultivar TDr96_F1 unplaced genomic scaffold, TDr96_F1_v2_PseudoChromosome.rev07_lg8_w22 25.fasta BLBR01001474.1, whole genome shotgun sequence.
GCGTGTGTGTTGTGTCGACGCGGGTTTTAGGCGTGTTGTGTTCGTGTTTTACAAAATAACCCGTTTAATAATGCGTGTCGGCGTCCGGTGTCGGGGTTAAACGTGTCAGATTCACAGGTCAACCCGACACGAACACGACCCGCTAACCCGTTTTGCCACCCctaaaatagatataaataaatttcaacttGCATCCTTGACCTCACTTCACTTCACTTCACTTCACTTCACTTGCATTTATTCAGTACTGATACTCTTAATCAACTCCAACAAATAAgcaaacataaataattatatatccaACAAACAATGAGACCATCACACTCTAAAATATTCTAGATATCCTGATCATTAATCCATCCATACCTCTTCATGAATGGATTCTCTAGTGTTTTTGGAGGATATTGATCAATGCACTCTTTCCAAACTCCTTCATCTTTCAAATCCCTGTTAACTATCCAAACACAACTGTTGCTCATGAAACCAGCTCCAAGCCCTATCATGAGCACTTTGTGCCCTTTCTTCAACCTCTTCTTTGCTTCCATATACCCAAGAACATACCAAACACTACTCGCCGACAAATTCCCGAACCGATGAAGTGCCATTCTTGCTGGTTCTAAATCCCAGTCACTTAGGTTAAGGCTTTTACCAACTCCATTAATGACAGCAGCTCCTCCAGAATGAATTACAAAGTGGTCAATGCCGGCTTTGAAGTTCACACTGATCCTATCCCCTCCTCTTGTTCTAATATTACACCTTTGATAAATTCCGGCCATAACAAACCGAACAAGTTCGGTGACCGGAAGGACTTTCGGTGCCAAACTCTTCAAGTTCTGCAAAAGTGCAAGAGCCGCAGCTTTCAGCAGATATTTGTTCAAAGACATGCCAGTGTGACCCAGCTCATCTTCCTTCTGATAAGCACTGCTGAACGCTTCATCGTGACTGAGATGAGCCCTTACAGTGTGTTTGAGCTTGAGTTTTGCTTGATTTTTCCTCTTTGGATCATTAGTGAGCAGCATGGCGCAGCCACCGCACCGGAAAAGACAGACTGGGAGCATCATCGACCTTCTATTGCCGCAATACCAATTCGGAGTTATTGACTCCGATGTGAATATCAACGCCAGCTTGTTGAACTCGCTCATAAAAGTCCTCTGAATAAGATCAACAGCAATAATACTTGCACTGCATCCCATTCCGGACAAGTTGTAAATCTTGATATCATCTCTCATTTTGAACTTGTTAACAATTCTGGAAGCAAGTGATGGTTCCGGAGCAAACATAGATACATTGACAATAAGAATATCAATGTCTGTTGGTTTAACACCGGAATTAGCGAGAACATCACCGATGGAGTGCTCGAAACTCTCATCCATCTCGAAGAGAGCATCGTCCAATGTTGCCGTTGCTTCTTCACCACGGAAGATGCTTCTGGGGCCATATGTTTCTTCACCGATGCCAGAGTTGACGATGACTTTCAGCAGGAATTTATACTCGTCGAAGCCTAAAAGCTTGTTTCTTTGGATAATATCTCCGCAAATGTTTGTCGGAAGCTTGAACTCATCGGAAGGCTTAAAACAAGCGTAGTCAATGAGGTAGCAATTTTTGTGCCTCTTTTTGTTTAGTATGTTGATGATAAAAATGGTTACTGAGTAAGTGAGGAGAGTGATGGATAAGATCAATAGgaattccatttttttctatttcttttttaagaaaaaagaatagaaatgGAGTAAGCGGAGTTGGATGAGAACAGAGCGAGGATAAGATGAGAGAAAAGGGGAAGGAGCGTTATATATAGTGGAGATAGAGGGGCTGTGGACCTACTCAACTTGGCAAAATCCTCTTGGGCTGTTTGGTTCACAGAATTTTATCTTATAGTTGAGAATATGATTACCAGAAATATCattctatatatagatatgtgcATTTTTTGTTTGGTGGAGAAGATAGTAATATAATTTGAATGTAATATTATCGTGTTTAATTACTTGGgtatttttcattataatttttttttactaacaaTAAGTGCTAAATATATCGAAATTAATACTATTTTGAagtaattattcaaattatttaacaataaatatttgttattattaaaaaataaaatttgattttaatatagttaaattttattaatattaattaactcaattttatttactttaaataaatataaatttttcctctaactttataataaaaaggtataataccagggtaaattttttgatagggtACCCAACTACGGTGAATTATCAGTTTGGGGTCTaaactttgatttgtatctAAATGGTGACCTATCTTTGATTATGTTTCACCGATTGGGTACCCGGGTAATTCCGGTCATATATGAATGATGTGGCAGTTCG
It encodes:
- the LOC120256502 gene encoding 3-ketoacyl-CoA synthase 12-like — translated: MEFLLILSITLLTYSVTIFIINILNKKRHKNCYLIDYACFKPSDEFKLPTNICGDIIQRNKLLGFDEYKFLLKVIVNSGIGEETYGPRSIFRGEEATATLDDALFEMDESFEHSIGDVLANSGVKPTDIDILIVNVSMFAPEPSLASRIVNKFKMRDDIKIYNLSGMGCSASIIAVDLIQRTFMSEFNKLALIFTSESITPNWYCGNRRSMMLPVCLFRCGGCAMLLTNDPKRKNQAKLKLKHTVRAHLSHDEAFSSAYQKEDELGHTGMSLNKYLLKAAALALLQNLKSLAPKVLPVTELVRFVMAGIYQRCNIRTRGGDRISVNFKAGIDHFVIHSGGAAVINGVGKSLNLSDWDLEPARMALHRFGNLSASSVWYVLGYMEAKKRLKKGHKVLMIGLGAGFMSNSCVWIVNRDLKDEGVWKECIDQYPPKTLENPFMKRYGWINDQDI